In the Streptomyces sp. cg36 genome, one interval contains:
- a CDS encoding glycosyltransferase family 2 protein, whose protein sequence is MTSTPTGARHHDDPSQTTQLRIPPHLRAGAARQRLKKSLPRYDYEHYSRLAGPLTQPDPAKPYRVQYRSLLSQEPHRIRAALLLGAAPLVSLGLFAWLMQPDHWTKRDHASQSLLVLDVVMLVSIGLIELFRTMNVLSNAHATLVARDPVPVVPETGTKVAFLTSFVPGKEPLEMVTKTLEAAVRIRHRGLMHVWLLDEGDDPAVKEVCARLGVHHFSRKGVARWNQPKGPHRAKTKHGNYNAWLEAHGGDYDFFASVDTDHVPLPNYLERMLGYFRDPDVGFVIGPQVYGNYDTFVTKAAESQQFLFHALIQRAGNKYGAPMFVGTSNAVRISALKQIGGLYDSITEDMATGFEMHRHANPATGNKWRSVYTPDVLAVGEGPSAWTDFFTQQLRWSRGTYETILKQYWKGFTTLPFGKLFNYTMMIIFYPMSALNWILAALSCALFLGLGASGVQIDPVIWMMLYGNASALQIGLYIWNRRHNVSPHEPEGSGGVAGMVMSALSAPIYARSLMDAVLRRKSSFVVTPKGDSSSPDTLFGTFRIHLFFIALFGGSLVASFFNGHSHPAMITWAALALLITAAPILGWRWTVREEKRGRRGRRRSGPPAAPHPQERPQWAAGAPRPGAQEGGEPVDQTVQIALGGRKP, encoded by the coding sequence ATGACGTCGACGCCGACGGGCGCCCGGCACCACGATGACCCGTCCCAGACCACCCAGCTCCGGATCCCCCCGCACCTGCGGGCCGGAGCGGCCCGGCAGCGGCTGAAGAAATCGCTGCCGCGCTACGACTACGAGCACTACAGCAGGCTCGCCGGTCCGCTCACCCAGCCGGACCCGGCGAAGCCGTACCGCGTCCAGTACCGGTCGCTGCTCTCCCAGGAGCCGCACCGGATACGCGCGGCCCTGCTGCTCGGCGCGGCCCCGCTGGTCTCGCTCGGTCTCTTCGCCTGGCTGATGCAGCCCGACCACTGGACCAAGCGCGACCACGCCTCCCAGTCCCTGCTGGTCCTGGACGTCGTCATGCTGGTCTCGATCGGCCTGATCGAGCTCTTCCGCACGATGAACGTCCTCTCCAACGCGCACGCCACCCTGGTGGCCCGCGACCCGGTCCCCGTGGTGCCCGAGACCGGCACCAAGGTCGCCTTCCTCACCTCCTTCGTGCCCGGCAAGGAGCCGCTGGAGATGGTGACCAAGACCCTGGAGGCCGCGGTCCGCATCCGCCACCGGGGCCTGATGCACGTGTGGCTGCTCGACGAGGGCGACGACCCGGCGGTCAAGGAGGTGTGCGCGCGCCTGGGCGTGCACCACTTCTCCCGCAAGGGCGTCGCGCGCTGGAACCAGCCCAAGGGCCCGCACCGCGCCAAGACCAAGCACGGCAACTACAACGCCTGGCTGGAGGCGCACGGCGGCGACTACGACTTCTTCGCCTCCGTCGACACCGACCACGTGCCGCTGCCCAACTACCTGGAGCGGATGCTCGGTTACTTCCGCGACCCCGACGTCGGCTTCGTCATCGGCCCGCAGGTCTACGGCAACTACGACACCTTCGTCACCAAGGCGGCCGAGTCCCAGCAGTTCCTCTTCCACGCGCTGATCCAGCGGGCCGGCAACAAGTACGGCGCGCCCATGTTCGTCGGCACCAGCAACGCCGTGCGCATCAGCGCCCTCAAGCAGATCGGCGGGCTGTACGACTCGATCACCGAGGACATGGCGACCGGCTTCGAGATGCACCGGCACGCCAACCCCGCCACCGGCAACAAGTGGCGCTCGGTCTACACCCCGGACGTGCTGGCCGTCGGCGAGGGCCCGAGCGCCTGGACCGACTTCTTCACCCAGCAGCTGCGCTGGTCCAGAGGCACCTACGAGACGATCCTCAAGCAGTACTGGAAGGGCTTCACCACCCTGCCGTTCGGCAAGCTCTTCAACTACACGATGATGATCATCTTCTATCCGATGTCGGCCCTCAACTGGATCCTCGCGGCGCTGAGCTGCGCCCTGTTCCTGGGCCTGGGCGCCTCCGGCGTGCAGATCGACCCCGTCATCTGGATGATGCTGTACGGCAACGCCTCGGCCCTCCAGATCGGCCTCTACATCTGGAACCGCCGCCACAACGTCTCGCCGCACGAGCCGGAGGGCTCCGGCGGAGTGGCCGGCATGGTGATGTCGGCGCTCTCCGCGCCGATCTACGCCCGCTCGCTGATGGACGCCGTACTGCGCCGCAAGAGCTCCTTCGTGGTGACGCCCAAGGGCGACTCCTCCAGCCCGGACACGCTCTTCGGCACCTTCCGCATCCACCTGTTCTTCATCGCCCTGTTCGGCGGCTCCCTGGTGGCCTCGTTCTTCAACGGCCACAGCCACCCCGCGATGATCACCTGGGCCGCGCTGGCCCTGCTGATCACGGCCGCGCCGATCCTCGGCTGGCGCTGGACCGTGCGCGAGGAGAAGCGCGGGCGCCGCGGACGCCGGCGCTCGGGACCGCCCGCCGCGCCGCACCCGCAGGAGCGCCCCCAGTGGGCGGCGGGGGCCCCGCGGCCCGGGGCGCAGGAGGGCGGCGAGCCCGTCGACCAGACCGTACAGATCGCCCTTGGGGGACGTAAGCCATGA
- a CDS encoding peptidoglycan-binding protein, which produces MTVPVFEEYEPEGACGCAGCAERRRAAARPLRTGGHPAAHGARRVLVLATAAGVVLGGGFASATTKPPGTTRPPGAAPGGPGPAAGADRAPGTPRDAGGSGADDGPDAEPVTEQGAASALHGAPGRAPAGEPPRRLAPLTRADIINRAKTWVSAQVPYSMERYWSDGYRQDCSGFVSMAWNLGTNEWTGSLAGFAVRISKEELQPGDILLFHNPDNPTRGSHVVIFGGWADYTHAYYVAYEQTPPLARKQATPYAYWNYSARYVPYRYKGLVSGAGGVAAAEPAAATRPVVEFPGTGAFGPGADNGSVTRLGEMLVARGGKRFYSQGPGPRWSEADRRATEAFQRAQGWTGSGADGLPGPRTWNLLVRGTGRDIPPAAGTGATAARTAATATRTAAAPAAPPAYPGRQYFRPGRSGPYVTRLGERLREAGFGRYYTSGPGPRWSEADRRNVEAFQRAQGWRGAAADGYPGPETWRRLFAALPAPSERRAPRA; this is translated from the coding sequence ATGACGGTGCCGGTCTTCGAGGAGTACGAGCCGGAGGGCGCGTGCGGCTGCGCGGGCTGCGCCGAGCGGCGCCGGGCGGCGGCCCGCCCGCTGCGCACCGGCGGCCACCCCGCCGCCCACGGCGCCCGCCGCGTCCTGGTCCTGGCGACGGCGGCGGGCGTGGTCCTCGGCGGAGGTTTCGCCTCCGCCACCACCAAGCCGCCGGGCACCACGAGGCCCCCGGGCGCGGCCCCCGGCGGACCGGGCCCGGCCGCCGGCGCGGACCGGGCGCCCGGCACGCCGCGGGACGCCGGGGGGAGCGGCGCCGACGACGGGCCGGACGCCGAGCCGGTCACCGAGCAGGGCGCCGCCAGCGCGCTCCACGGGGCGCCCGGCCGGGCCCCGGCGGGGGAGCCGCCGCGCAGGCTGGCGCCGCTGACCCGGGCCGACATCATCAACCGGGCCAAGACCTGGGTGTCGGCGCAGGTCCCGTACAGCATGGAGCGGTACTGGTCGGACGGGTACCGCCAGGACTGCTCCGGCTTCGTCTCCATGGCCTGGAACCTCGGCACCAACGAGTGGACCGGCAGCCTCGCCGGCTTCGCCGTGAGGATCTCCAAGGAGGAGCTCCAGCCCGGCGACATCCTGCTCTTCCACAACCCCGACAACCCCACCCGGGGCTCACACGTGGTGATCTTCGGCGGCTGGGCCGACTACACGCACGCGTACTACGTCGCGTACGAGCAGACGCCGCCGCTGGCCCGCAAGCAGGCCACGCCGTACGCGTACTGGAACTACTCCGCCCGCTATGTGCCCTACCGGTACAAGGGCCTGGTCAGCGGCGCGGGCGGGGTGGCCGCCGCCGAGCCCGCCGCGGCCACCCGGCCGGTCGTGGAGTTCCCCGGCACCGGCGCGTTCGGGCCCGGCGCCGACAACGGCTCGGTCACCCGGCTCGGCGAGATGCTGGTCGCCCGCGGCGGCAAGCGCTTCTACAGCCAGGGCCCGGGCCCGCGCTGGAGCGAGGCCGACCGCCGGGCCACCGAGGCGTTCCAGCGCGCCCAGGGCTGGACCGGCTCCGGCGCCGACGGACTGCCCGGCCCCAGGACCTGGAACCTGCTGGTGCGGGGGACCGGCCGGGACATCCCCCCGGCGGCCGGAACCGGGGCGACGGCCGCCCGGACGGCCGCCACGGCCACCCGGACCGCCGCCGCTCCCGCCGCCCCTCCCGCCTACCCGGGCCGGCAGTACTTCCGCCCCGGCCGCTCCGGCCCGTACGTCACCCGGCTCGGGGAGCGGCTGCGGGAGGCCGGGTTCGGGCGGTACTACACCTCCGGTCCGGGCCCGCGCTGGAGCGAGGCGGACCGGCGCAACGTCGAGGCGTTCCAGCGCGCCCAGGGCTGGCGCGGCGCCGCCGCCGACGGATATCCCGGCCCCGAGACCTGGCGGCGGCTCTTCGCCGCGCTCCCGGCCCCGTCCGAGCGGCGCGCACCCCGAGCATGA
- a CDS encoding lytic polysaccharide monooxygenase codes for MRKRKLGAAVVALVAAGTSLLATSSASSHGYTDQPLSRQKVCANAHSCGDIQWEPQSVEGPKGFPAGGPADGTLCAGGNARFSELDDPRGGTGWPTTQLTAGQTYTFRWQFTARHATTDFRYYLTRQGWNPAQKLTRAALDPQPFLTVPYYGKQPPATLSHDGTIPSGRTGHHMILAVWTIADTGNAFYACSDVQF; via the coding sequence ATGCGAAAGAGAAAGCTGGGCGCGGCCGTCGTCGCGCTCGTCGCCGCGGGCACCTCCCTGCTCGCCACCTCAAGTGCCAGTAGCCACGGCTACACCGACCAGCCGCTCAGCCGCCAGAAGGTGTGCGCCAACGCCCACTCCTGCGGCGACATCCAGTGGGAGCCGCAGTCGGTCGAGGGCCCCAAGGGCTTCCCGGCCGGCGGGCCCGCCGACGGCACGCTCTGCGCCGGAGGCAACGCGCGGTTTTCCGAGCTCGACGACCCGCGCGGTGGTACGGGCTGGCCCACCACCCAGCTGACGGCAGGTCAGACGTACACCTTCCGCTGGCAGTTCACGGCCCGGCACGCCACCACGGACTTCCGGTACTACCTCACCAGGCAGGGGTGGAACCCGGCCCAGAAGCTCACCCGGGCCGCGCTCGACCCGCAGCCCTTCCTGACCGTCCCGTACTACGGCAAGCAGCCGCCGGCCACGCTCTCGCACGACGGGACGATCCCGTCGGGGCGGACCGGCCACCACATGATCCTCGCGGTGTGGACGATCGCGGACACCGGGAACGCGTTCTACGCCTGCTCCGACGTCCAGTTCTAG